CCCATCACTCATCAATTATGTTTTTTTAGCAAAGTTTCTTACTTCTCCACTGCTCCTGTACAACTGTCGCTACCCAGCTCCGCCTGGGATTACTATAACAGCACCCTGTTTAGAGTTTTCCCTCCTTCCAACACACTCTTAAAGTCAtagccaggaggctggggtgagGGTTTCACACTTGAGAGTGTTTGATGCTCTTGACCAGACACAGGTttggttaccagcacccacatagtggctcacaaccatctgtaactccagtaacaGGGGGTCtaacaccctctcctgacctttgcaggcaccaggcatgcatgtggcacacacacacgtacatcacAACATGAAAGGGTGTGACTTTCCAAACACTCTCCAGTCCACCTTCACACAAAGACAGTTTTCAGTTTTACTTACAAGATCCACATAATAGTTGGGTTCCTACAGACCCTACCTCACTACCCTTCTCTTGGAAATCCAGTTTCAGGTTTGAGTGGGGCATGTTCTGTTTCCTCAAAGACACATGCCCTATCTATAGCCCAAGCTTTTGAATATGTTATTCTTCTTTAACTAGACTTCTTCCTCTTTGCCAACCAACCCCCACACCTTTTTCATGCGCCAGTAAAGATGCCCCTCTTTATTAGTTCTTCTCTGacacctttctttcctccaaagaCTTCCGGGCTCATCTTCCCTGTGCCCTGATCTTCTTCCAACACTGAGCTTGACATTCTGCATTGTAATTATctgtttattgtttctctcaagCCCACAAGAGAAGGGACCATATCAATCTTGCCTAGTGTTAGACAGAGTAGGCACCCAATAAATGCTACTTACAAAGTTAGTTGAGACATGAGTGGGAGCCTCACCCAGTTACAGCCGTGTCAGTGTTGGTAACAGCACAGCACACACGGAGGTGGGCAGATTCCACCGTAGGTTTACAAGTTGAGGAACAAGAATCAGCTCACCTGGTGTTTTCCAGTTTGTGATTTCCAAGTGTGTAGTCAGTTCCCTATTACCTGCTGTGACCATAGCAAGACTACAAAAAGTCCTGGAGAATGAAGCATGTTCTCTCCTACATACAGAGGCTGCCCTTACGAAGAGATGGGGGCCGATACGGCTAGAATATCTGTGGCACACTGCAGAAGCAAACCCATCTGAGACCAGTCACAAGATTCATTGTGTAAGTCCTGGACAAATAACTGAGGTCCCTTGTATTCTAACCCTGAGTCCCATCTGTGACAGCACAGGCATCTCCCAAATGTCTTCTGTATCTCATTAgattaataatgtttctttaatTTAATCCTGGCACGAAAGGAACCATGAAAGAATAATCTCACTCCCTGTCTTCAAACAGGAAATGTACTCCCTACTGTAGAGATGAGACAGGAGCCCACAGGGCTTGGTTAAAGGTGCTGTGTGGTGAGCAGCAGAAGATTAGCAAGGCTCTAATATCAGAGAGAACAAGCTGGAGCTGGCCAGGACCATCACCCCTTATTGGTTAGGACAGGGTACCTAAGACGGCACACCCCTACTCTGCCCACCATGCTTTCCCACCACCCCTTCTGCAGTATTTTCAGTCTTTCTGATCTGGAAGGACTGGAGAACATGCCTGAGAGGTCAGGTAGCCCAAACGGTGACCTGAATGTTACCCAGCTCAGATTCTCACGAGAATAAGGTGTGGGGCCCGTGTAAGACACCTGGGCTCCCGCAGCTTTGCCCTCCACTGCGCTGAAGCCACAGGGCCATCTCCCACTTACTGATATGCAATGTCGCAGAAGTCTTGATGGTCTATGTGAAAAGACTGTATGTCTCTGACTCGAGTCAAGCAGTCCACGGACTCATTGCAGCTTCTCCCCGCGGTGTGGATGATGATGACGAATTTGGCTGGCAGGTTCATCTGAGAGCAGTGTGTCTCTCTGGCTTCCCACGCAGACCGTGGGGTGATACTGGGGCATGCTgtggtaaaataaaaaaccaagggGATGTAAATTTGCTTGGTACGCTTGTGAACCAAGAAACAGCCAAAGGCCAGTTCGCACCAGTCTCTCTCTCACCAGTGCTCTGCGTGTGACTTGGTAGGAGTTTGGAAAGGCCAGGCACCCGGATCAGGACACTCGAGTAAAAAGCATGGATTCTAATGATGTAAGAACCAATATGAGATCAGAAAGAGATAGACTGGTCAGACAGAGGCATGACTGTTTTCTTCCCAACACAGGATGTCTACATGCTTACAAGTGTGCCATACAATAAGGTGGGTCTGTGCAAATCAACTCAGCTGATGTGGAAATAATAGTCTACAAAGAACTCACAATGTTAATGAACTATCATTGTGAGCAAAAAGGGTCAAGCCCACGATGGGGAAACCCAtggaaacagctgacctgagctagtgggagttcactgactccTGACTGACAGCCAGGGAACccgcataggcccaaactaggccttctgaatgtgggtgacaattgtgtggctgggacagtctgtggggccactgacagtggaccaggatttatcccgaggacttgaactgactttttgaagCTCATTCTCTTTGAAcaaataccttgctcagcctaaatattggggggaggggggccgCTTAGTCCtgtctcaaagtgatgtgtcagactttcttgactctccatgggaagaaagccttaccccctctgaggagagGATGGTGGTGAGGTGGGTGTGAGGTTGGgtagggggaggaggggaggaaatgggaactgggcttggtatgtaaaatgagaaaaatattgtcttaaaataaataaatgattaaggtggaaatataaaaaagaaaaatactaccagctcaaaagtaagaaaatttttatttagagatttataatttcaaaaaaaaatttttaaaatatcactggATCAGAGAGAAAGGCTGTGTTAGCAGAAAGCTAAGCTGCTAAAAGTCCTAATTAATTTGATTGGTTTTAATTTACTGAACATTCATTCTAAGCTAGtacattattttcattatttggtTTCTTAGAATAGTCATTCTCGTATCAGCACTGCCTGTATATTCAAATTTTTCTAAGCACCACAGTCATGGAAAAGGTGGCTGGTTTTGGAAAggtgggggtgagtgtgtgtgtgtgtgtgtgtgtgtgtgtggctgtaggTGTGTGGCGAAtgagtgtgggtgggtgtgggtgtaggGGGTGTCAGAGtgaatgtgtgcaggtgtgtgtgggtgtgtggtggtgagtgtgtgtgggtaaGTGTGTGGAGGTGTGGGGGTGAGTGGGGGGGTATGGGGgtctgggtgtgtgtgagtgtgtgggtgtgggtggatgagtgggtgggagggtgggggtgtattgagtgtgtgagtgtgtgtgggtgagtgggttgtgtgtgtgtgtgtatgtgggtgtggggatgtatgggtgtgggtgtgtgattGTGTAGGTGAATTGTGTGGGTGAGTATGGGGATGGTGggggtatgtgggtgtgtgtgtgggtgggtgagtgtatgtgggtgggtggggatgagtgggtgtgggggtgtgtataCTCCATTGCACACCCtacttccccctctcccttccacaCTTTCTAACACACTTCATCTTGTTCATGCTCTTACTTTCCTCACTGAAGCACGGGTTCCTTCATGGAGAGAGTTTTGTCTGACTTTTTTCACAGATGTACAATAAATCTGAAGGCTTCGTACTTCTTGTAGACTCAGAAGAAACATGAGTACACATATATTTGTGGCAAGAATGGGTCTGTGACAACACCACATTGTCTGGAAGGATGGGGAGGCCAAGGAAAACATGGTCCTTAACTTCTCTGACTACTAGGGATGTCATTCAGTAGTGGAGTGCTCGCCCAGCATGTCCAAGCCCTGATCAAATCCTCACTGACAAAAAAGTACTAATAACTTCCCTGATTTCATAGCTGTGACATGTGAAATGTTCTTGGCCCAAGAAACCCTTGGGAGCCTATCAGGAAAATTCTCCCAAATGCAGTCGGGGGCAGTGTAGAGACATGTGGACTGGGCTGAAGGCCTTACCTTTCTTGGGCATCTCTGAATGTTGAGGAATCAAGCAGGTTTCTTCTTTTAAGAGCAGTGGCTGGATGTACTGGGGTGACAGGTAGCCATTCTGGACGGCATGGTTgatcaggtcctctgcagctgATAACGCGGCAGGAGTGGGGCTGTTGCCTTCGTGAGAGTAACATGAAAGAAAACCTGTCAGGAGAAACTCCAACCCGGACAGCAGCAACAGGGAGGGCCGAGACACCTCCTGTGAGTGACTGGTAGACGGGAAGAGAAAAGACATACAGAAAGCCTGAGAGAGAAAAACTACTTGGTCAGAACTCCAGGGAACCAAAACTAGGAACCTCTTCTAAGGGCCAAACTGAGACTATTTATTCTGCCtttaaataaaggttaaaaatcaGCTGAAAGATACGTGGGGAGAGACTTGCTTGACCAAGTCAGACGGACCCTAACCTGTGGGAAAGGGTGATGGTATTTACTGAGTAACTGCAGGATCAGGCACGCCTTAAACTCTTTTCTATCTGTTAACCCATATAATTCTTGCTGAACCTCCCTATAACACTTGCTATTAAGATCCCCAATAAAGAACAGCCTGTGGGCGGCTACCTCTCACTGATGTTAGCCTTCGACACCACCCCTACACTCTGTTCTGCTCCGGTTGGAAGTGGATGGTCAAAAACTCCTGACTCCAACTTTGCCTGCTAACCTCTTTTTTGTCTCTATCAACAAAGATACTGAAGAAGAAATAATCCATGCTGTTTGCCTCTGGCAACTAAAATATCAATGGTAGGATGATTCAGATTCCATTGACCATAACTGTGAACCCAACGCCCAAGGCAACTGCAGCAATATATTAACAAGAATAGACCAGAAGAGGACAAACTGCATCTCACAGAGCGCCACCGCAGGAAGGATTTCCAGAGACAGGGATATCAGAGATGGTACCTACAAGGCAGGCTAAAAGATGTGACTGTGGAGGCAAGAGGTGAATTAAGGGTGCAGGCACCTTCTGAGTCTGGAGGGATGACCATTACCTATTTTACTGCCGAAGAAGGCAATGCCCAGGGAGACATTACTGTAGCCTGGAGCATGCAAGCCTTGGACATGCCAACCGACACCTTCGTACACATTGCCATCGTCCCCAACCAGGAAGCtgccaagcaaaaaaaaaaaatatgcaggTTTAGTGGTAAACCTCTGTATCGAGGAAGTTCACTTTCCTAAAGTGGTCCTAGAGGCTCATAAAAAAGTGAAGTTTTGATAATATAATAATGAACgacaaaagaaacaattttgGGCAGCCTAAAGAAATAGGATTGTATTTCAATTTTGGTTTTGTCTTCCATTACAGGTGTTTTTGagactcacttaaaaataaggaaaggaaggaaggaaggaaagaaagaaagaaggaaggaaggaaagaaggaaggaaggaaggaaggaaggaaggaaggaaggaaggaaggaagaaagggaaaaaggaattTGTCAcctccacctttaatcccaacactctggagacaggcagataaaCTGTGTCTAACAAAGTCAACACAGCTTCCACCGAAGACTGAGCAGAGATCCCTAGCATACAGATGCAGGCTACACGGCCTGTCTCCAGCTGTTCTTGCATACTGAGGCTTCAGTCTGAAAGTGTGTGGAAGCACAGACCATCCTTTTCAAAACGGAGTCTTTACAActtctttctatttgttttttaaccCCCATCCCTGTTCTTTCTCTAAATATATTTGCAAGCTTTCTCTTTCTTGAGGCTAATGAGAAAAACTTGGGGGCCTTGCATAGAGCCTTCAGAGTAGATAGTCTTCATGCCTTGTGCTCATTTGAACATGGGCTCTCCCCACCATTCCCTGTCCCCTGTCCATCCATCCCCTTGTGATACCCAGGGTACTAAATGGAAAAACATATCATAGGTATGAGCACTGACTGGAAGAGAAGGGGCCTGGGCCATATTAACAAGCAGTCTCAACACAATTCTGAACCCATGTCCCTTGATGTGCCGCTTTAAAGAAATTCTTTGGTGTCCATAGACTATGGCATTCTCATTTATGTAATAAAGATAGCAATAGGAGAAAGACAGactctcttctccttctgctcctaactGGTTGATAGCAATGAAGCCCTTGTGAGCCGTCATGCTGGGGGCTCCCGGGGTGGCTGCAGTGGTTTTGTAACCGTCTGTGTGTTCTTTCAAGATCACCCAGCATAAAAGCACCCACAGGGCTGTTCCTCCTCATGGCTTCTGGATTttgtttgagttcttttttttctaacactTTTCAGTCatcaaaaacacaacacaaatgaAGCCCAGGAGATGGGAGATACAGAATAAGGAATACAGAATAAGGATACAGAATAAGGAGAACTCTATGAGGGATGGCCTTGAGTGTGGGTTTGGAGACCCGGGCGGCCTCTTACTTGAAGGCCACATCACACCAGCCTTTGTTATAGACGGAATGGGACTGTAGGACTCGCACCATCCGGCTGCAGCTGGCCCAATCTCGGCACTCCATTCTGCTGAGCTGCTCTGTGATGAGGTAGGCCACGGGCAAGCTCAGCGGCACACTGCAGGTGAGGGAGCTCGCCCCCCACTCCTTCCGGGAAACTATGGTAGGACTGCCTGTAAGAGAAACCACAGATGAGCCTGCAGCAGACCATGCCCAAGAACTAGCTCCCCCACTGGGACATCTGGAAGCCCTGGAGGGGGGGGCTTCATCAGCCACCGCTGCCCATTCTCATCTCTATAGCCCACCTTGGGCTCAGTACTCACCTGGACCTGTCCTCAGCCTTGTCAAGTGGCCCGGTTAGTGGAGGTAACTGCTGATGTTGGGAACCTATTTGTAGCTGCAAGGGTGTAGCTTGAGCAATAAGGGGTCCAAGGACCCATGAATGAGACAATAGAAAATGATCTTTATTAAATGTCTCTGAGGACAATCACAGTGATCCATATATTTCTGTCCAAGAACTGGTATATACTTCATAAATTAAGTTTACTCAAGATAATGAGAGCCATCTTGGTATGTGGCATCCATGGGTCTGTTGGTAAGTATGCAGGTGATCCATAGAAAGCAACATTGTTCTGATTAGGGACCAGGGAAGGCTTCAGTGACCCTAGGGTTGGATTGAGTGAAGGCGGATGTAATGAAAGCCTCACTACGGCAGGAGACAAGGACCATAAATCCTACAGGACCCTCAGAGGTAAAGAAGAGCCATCAGCCAGTGAGTATGGCAGACACAAAGCAGAACCAGGCAACTAACTGGGGGCTAATTCAACTCACTGCTACCCTCGGGCAAGCCAGTTCCCCATCAGACCTTAGTGTCCTCATgcacaccatgaaaagatcaaccATGCACTCTTTGATCTGCGAGTTCTTCAACACTAACTCTGTATGTAACCCAGTAACATGTCTACCTAAGGGTAGAAGGCAGAGAGCTAGCTAAATTGTGTCAGACAACATGAAAATTTGTCCGGCATTTAAGAAGTACCAAACTCAAATTCATGTAACTCAACGgaattcacatatatttactTGAGGCCCAATcactttataaaattataaaacatattgCAGTGCCATAAAGGCAACCCTGTGCCGACACAATTGGTATTTATTTACAAACATAAACTCTGGGCGGGGTTAacttgatgatggtggtgatgataggaATGGTACAGCGGTTAGAGCTACAAATTACCTCACCGTCACGATCTGAACGATGTGCTAAACCTTTACAGTCAGCTTGAATAGACTTGGAATCATTGACGAGACCAGTCTTTAGGCATGTCCGCAGGGAATTGTCCAGATTAGGTTAGTTGACTGGGAAGCTCTGCCCTTATTGAAAGCAACACATTCCATGAGCTGGGGTAGCAGCTGAATGAGAGGAATTCACTGCTCTCGGCTTCACAGATGTGGAAtgcagttgttttgttttgagacagggtttctctgtgtatctctggatgtcctggaactcactctgtagattaggctggcctcgaactcacagagatctgcctgcttctgcctctgcctcctaaatcccagaattaaaggtgtgcactacctcCACCGCCACCCAGCTCACAGCTGTAGAAACCAAAAGCCTTAAGTTCCTGCCACTGTATCTTCccacacgtgtgcgtgtgcgcgcgcgcgcgcacacacacacacacacacacacacacacacgcacaccacatgtgcgcatgtgtgtgtcctAAAACTGCAAGCCCAAGTAAAtccttttctcaaatattttgtcacagaaaagcAATCAGTACAATACCTAATTAAATCCCCAGTAACAGATCAGTGATTCTTTTTGATAAATGCCTACATGTAAAAATACAGATAAAGAGGCTTACTCTGTGACTTGCTGTCACCCTGCAGCTTCCATAATGAGATATTTTCCccttcctattttttctttttttcttctttttctcttaaattttattttgttttattttggggtggggagggagatgggtgggatcaGGTGGCATgatatgaaagacacaaagaataagtaaaaattaattaagtaattaaaaacaaTGCTAAGAAGTGGCTGACATCCTTCTCATTTCACTAGTGTGGTTAAGGTCGCATGCTAACCTGCAGAGGATAACAACAGCTTGCAGGGCACCAATGCCAATCTGTCAGTTCCAGAGCAATTCGACAAGTGACGAAGGCATGTTCTAGTAAAGGCAACACACCGGGAGCGTTTCTGTTTCTCCACTTctgataagaagaaagaaaacttaccGCACACCAGGAGACCGAGAGCAGAGAAAACAAGGAGCCTGGGCAGCATCTTCAAGTGGTCCCGGGATACCCTCAGCGAGTCTTACCAACAGTCCTGGGGTACTGGCCCTGGAGAGCACAGACAGTTACCATGACTGTGCTAACTGCACAGCACCCTGTCTGTTCCCTACTCTCCGAGTGCCTCCTGAGGGCTAGCACTTGGCTCAGGCTTCTCGGGGTCACCCGCACACCCCAGCTGTTCCACAGATACGAGGAGCCTAATGACCGTAGCTAGCAGTTCTCCACAGTCACTTTCTACAGCCCAGGAGACACCTGCTCCTTGCAGTCAACGTGGCTGATATTGAGTCTTCCAAGGCAGACAAATACAATTTCTAAAGTCCTTTGGTAGCAGTAGTAAGGACCCTGTATAGATATTTTCATTTCTAGTGTGGCAGTTTTATATTTGGCCCTTATGAAATCCCTGTAAGACAATTATCAtgaagactattttttaaaacagagaatACACAGCACTGAGTGACAAGTAGAGGCAGGAACGATCTCTATCACATGACCTATTGGACAATCACAAGTAGGGAAAGTCATATAGTTAAGTTTCCTATCCCAAGATTTCAGAGGAATGAGCAGTCAATCTCTGCTCTAACATGGAGATAAAAACCAGCTGTTCCCACTCACTGAATACATCCTGTGGTCCAGATGCTGTGTGAGGATCTTTAGACACTTCAGTAAGTCTCACAGTCACCTGGGAGAGCGTATGTCTTAAATCACATGTCCAAAATTCTCAGGTGAGTAGGGACAGAGACTACCCCTCCCAgccagatctgcctctctccaggGCCTCTAGTGGAAACCCCAGTCTTGCCGTTGTTTCTATTGGTGGAGAGTCTCAGAACTGGAGATAAAGTGAGGATGACTTTGGTGTGCCCAGACCCACGAATCTTGTTTGCGTTTGTAGGCAGAAATGAACTTCTTACTCATGCTCAGTGTGACATATTCACTCACTTTGTTGCCAACCAAGTCTTCAGCTTTCCCCGGTTGAGAAACAATGCAGGGGGCGTGGAGGAAAACGTCATAGGCCTCACCCTGCACTATCTTGACGCTACAGTTGACACTCCAGATGGAAATGTTTAATGTTACAGCCTAAGGATTGAGCATATGAAGGATTCTCGAGCAACACAAAAACATCAAATAACATACAAACTCCCATTCCATCAGGAAACTCTCCTACGGCCACCAGCCCACCTCAGATGAGCCTATCATAACAGGGCAGCAGCTCGTATGCATGGGAGAGAAAACCAGTGTCTTCATTAACCAACAGAGACAAGAACCAGCTTGCGAATGGCAGAACCCCTGCCAGCTAGCCTCCCAGAAAACTACTAGAAAACGATGCCAAAGGAAGTTTGGATTCTGTTCATGTAACCTTTTTACTTCCCTAACCATGACTTCTAATGTCACAAGCCATACCTCAGCCTTGTTGAACTATACACCTGAACTCTGAAACATCTTTCACGCCTGACCTTGCAGGCCGCTGAACTGATgggctctgcctactctctgaCTGGCTCACATTGCTATGCATCCtctatacataaaagaaacagtaGTAAAGTCTCAAGGAAGAAATTGTGCAGAGGTAAATCTGCAATCAAATGTCCATGCAAATAGA
The nucleotide sequence above comes from Microtus pennsylvanicus isolate mMicPen1 chromosome 7, mMicPen1.hap1, whole genome shotgun sequence. Encoded proteins:
- the LOC142853945 gene encoding peptidoglycan recognition protein 3-like, producing the protein MLPRLLVFSALGLLVCGSPTIVSRKEWGASSLTCSVPLSLPVAYLITEQLSRMECRDWASCSRMVRVLQSHSVYNKGWCDVAFNFLVGDDGNVYEGVGWHVQGLHAPGYSNVSLGIAFFGSKIGNSPTPAALSAAEDLINHAVQNGYLSPQYIQPLLLKEETCLIPQHSEMPKKACPSITPRSAWEARETHCSQMNLPAKFVIIIHTAGRSCNESVDCLTRVRDIQSFHIDHQDFCDIAYHFLVGQDGGVYEGVGWNIEGSHTYGYNDIALGIAFMGNFVEQPPNAAALKAAQDLIQCAVAEGYLIPDYLLMGHSDVSNILSPGQALYDIIRKWPHFKH